Proteins from a single region of Candidatus Fermentibacter sp.:
- a CDS encoding NDP-sugar synthase: protein MTAGSGTRAEPLSFLRPKSLLPWGAGTVLGRLAASLGALGPGRMMANASRCPDLVRRTIEEATGSECGILFESRPLGACRTVAGLAGVARGTWFVVNTDMVTDADPGAMLAAHRSSGSDWTVLAGPPLEGYGRLAAGGDGSFGCGPCGMHYWGIGIMEPGVFGLASRMPGAGMFDGLARSASEAGMRLAVHEAGPGASWIDTGSVESYRAGLLSTGSFVHPEAVVEDGAALSGRWFVGRGCRVRRGSRLADSVMLDGSELAGGELVSSVLPWDEVRGGSPPGAGME, encoded by the coding sequence CTGACCGCGGGCAGCGGCACCAGGGCGGAACCCCTTTCCTTTCTCAGGCCAAAATCGCTTCTTCCGTGGGGAGCGGGAACGGTCCTGGGAAGACTGGCAGCCTCCCTGGGCGCCCTGGGACCCGGCAGGATGATGGCCAACGCCTCGAGGTGCCCCGATCTGGTGAGACGGACGATCGAGGAGGCCACGGGGTCGGAGTGCGGGATCCTCTTCGAGAGCAGGCCGCTGGGCGCCTGCAGGACAGTCGCCGGACTCGCCGGCGTGGCCCGGGGGACATGGTTCGTGGTGAACACGGACATGGTGACGGATGCCGACCCTGGAGCGATGCTCGCGGCGCACAGGAGTTCCGGCAGCGACTGGACCGTGCTCGCCGGTCCCCCCCTCGAAGGATACGGGAGGCTAGCGGCGGGGGGTGACGGTTCGTTCGGATGCGGGCCCTGCGGGATGCACTACTGGGGCATCGGCATCATGGAACCGGGTGTGTTCGGGCTGGCTTCGAGGATGCCCGGCGCCGGAATGTTCGACGGGCTCGCCAGATCCGCCTCGGAGGCCGGGATGAGGCTCGCGGTGCACGAAGCCGGACCAGGGGCCTCGTGGATCGACACGGGCTCCGTGGAGAGCTACAGGGCGGGGCTCCTCTCGACGGGTTCCTTCGTCCATCCGGAGGCGGTCGTGGAGGATGGAGCCGCACTCTCGGGCCGCTGGTTCGTGGGCAGGGGCTGCCGGGTGCGGAGAGGATCGCGGCTCGCCGATTCGGTGATGCTCGACGGATCGGAACTGGCGGGAGGGGAACTCGTCTCGTCGGTGCTCCCATGGGACGAGGTGCGCGGCGGCTCGCCACCCGGTGCCGGAATGGAGTAG